In Solanum pennellii chromosome 7, SPENNV200, the following are encoded in one genomic region:
- the LOC107024395 gene encoding uncharacterized protein LOC107024395 — protein MNFGRLKNVVAAAAIEGVAEARARIFGHVLNPTGQRSSHKVLRKKLIGEKVSQWYPHDIMKDDPLVMARQEQERLSKLEMLKRRGKGPPKKGQGKQAKKRNK, from the coding sequence ATGAACTTTGGGAGACTAAAGAATGTGGTAGCTGCTGCAGCCATTGAAGGGGTGGCTGAAGCAAGGGCCAGGATATTTGGTCATGTGCTTAATCCAACCGGGCAGAGATCATCCCACAAGGTTTTACGCAAGAAACTCATCGGTGAGAAGGTTTCACAATGGTACCCACATGATATCATGAAAGATGATCCTCTTGTGATGGCACGTCAAGAGCAAGAGCGCCTGAGCAAGCTTGAAATGCTTAAACGTCGTGGAAAGGGACCTCCTAAGAAGGGTCAAGGCAAGCAGGCTAAAAAACGTAACAAATAG